The following are encoded in a window of Halosimplex halophilum genomic DNA:
- a CDS encoding glycosyltransferase family 39 protein, which produces MVALAVVAVVLAFALLARRRSRRFRLAGGLALAGHLAFALVVLPLLPYTWDIGEFHGIATGLLRGAEANPFSSLDAFGTVQAVLYAMFGADPTTLSVVNGLLAVLMALPACYLARRLYDPLESTDGLLLAVLFLPFPFLFSSLPMRDALSTLLALTLLAVCVRAIADRRRWWALTAPPLWAMLFLLREELALLVLLGATGSLLVAGLQRVADREVTLASLALAGVPVGVAGFALFTRLFPVDALNSRLQYRIMGGAAYLGFERYGSWLDVLLAAPVRAIYFQFAPFPLHVDSAFDLVAVLSLPLLVVLATAAYLTLRRVEHDPVVAFPLLVVYLGGVVGYGLIDSNFGTTIRHRSVFVFLLAVFAAPALESWWRSLRLRVEEPLGQRRDRDEHQREAEELDAGA; this is translated from the coding sequence ATGGTCGCCCTCGCCGTCGTCGCGGTCGTCCTGGCGTTCGCGCTGCTCGCGCGGCGCCGCTCGCGGCGCTTCCGGCTGGCCGGCGGGCTCGCGCTCGCGGGCCACCTCGCGTTCGCGCTGGTCGTCCTCCCGCTGCTACCCTACACCTGGGATATCGGCGAGTTCCACGGGATCGCGACGGGCCTCCTCCGGGGGGCCGAGGCGAACCCGTTCTCGTCGCTCGACGCCTTCGGGACCGTCCAGGCGGTCCTCTACGCGATGTTCGGCGCCGACCCGACGACGCTGTCCGTCGTCAACGGCCTGCTGGCCGTGCTGATGGCCCTGCCGGCGTGCTATCTCGCCCGCCGGCTGTACGACCCCCTCGAATCGACCGACGGGCTGTTGCTCGCGGTGCTCTTTCTCCCATTCCCGTTCCTGTTCAGCAGCCTCCCGATGCGCGACGCCCTCTCGACGCTGCTCGCCCTGACGCTGCTCGCGGTCTGCGTGCGGGCGATCGCCGACCGGCGCCGGTGGTGGGCGCTCACCGCCCCGCCGCTGTGGGCGATGCTGTTCCTCCTCCGCGAGGAACTGGCCCTCCTCGTCCTGCTGGGTGCGACCGGGTCGCTGCTGGTCGCGGGACTCCAGCGGGTCGCCGACCGCGAGGTCACGCTCGCGTCGCTGGCGCTCGCCGGCGTGCCGGTCGGCGTCGCCGGGTTCGCGCTGTTCACCCGGCTGTTCCCCGTCGACGCCCTCAACTCGCGGCTGCAGTACCGGATCATGGGCGGGGCCGCCTACCTCGGCTTCGAGCGGTACGGCTCCTGGCTGGACGTGCTCCTGGCCGCGCCCGTCCGGGCGATCTACTTCCAGTTCGCCCCGTTCCCGCTGCACGTCGACTCGGCGTTCGACCTCGTCGCCGTCCTCTCGCTGCCGCTGCTCGTCGTCCTCGCGACGGCGGCGTACCTGACGCTCCGGCGCGTCGAACACGATCCAGTCGTAGCTTTCCCCCTGCTGGTCGTCTACCTCGGCGGGGTTGTCGGCTACGGGCTGATCGACTCGAACTTCGGCACGACGATCAGACACCGCTCGGTGTTCGTCTTCCTGCTGGCCGTCTTCGCCGCGCCGGCGCTCGAATCGTGGTGGCGGTCACTCCGCCTCCGGGTAGAGGAACCGCTCGGTCAGCGCCGCGACCGAGACGAACACCAGCGCGAAGCTGAGGAACTTGACGCCGGCGCCTAG
- a CDS encoding DUF7521 family protein, whose translation MNETLVAIAVVKSVVLLLGGAITAIAYRAYRRAGDPSLGVLGAGFAIITLGALVSGAANQFFAVPLETGVLVNSVFLAVGLAVITYSLYMQG comes from the coding sequence GTGAACGAGACGCTCGTCGCGATCGCCGTCGTCAAGTCCGTCGTCCTGCTGCTGGGCGGCGCGATCACCGCCATCGCGTACAGGGCCTACCGCCGGGCGGGCGACCCGTCGCTCGGCGTCCTCGGCGCCGGGTTCGCCATCATCACCCTCGGCGCGCTCGTCTCCGGCGCCGCCAACCAGTTTTTCGCCGTCCCCCTCGAAACGGGCGTGCTCGTCAACAGCGTCTTCCTGGCCGTCGGGCTTGCCGTCATCACCTACTCGCTGTACATGCAGGGCTGA
- a CDS encoding winged helix-turn-helix domain-containing protein, whose translation MADDSAPPSDDASPTAVLEALDDPDCRAILRETAEPMTATALADACEIPKSTLYRKLELLSSAGLLRERDVINPEGGRTTRYERDFENVLISMDEDDTFSVTVDRPQRTADQRLADIWSTMGDEL comes from the coding sequence ATGGCGGACGATTCAGCGCCCCCGTCCGACGACGCGTCCCCGACGGCCGTACTCGAGGCGCTGGACGACCCCGACTGCAGGGCGATCCTCCGGGAGACAGCCGAACCCATGACCGCAACAGCACTCGCGGACGCCTGCGAGATCCCGAAGTCGACGCTGTATCGCAAGCTCGAACTCCTCAGCTCGGCGGGACTGCTCCGCGAGCGGGACGTCATCAACCCCGAAGGGGGACGGACGACGAGGTACGAACGGGACTTCGAGAACGTGCTCATCTCGATGGACGAAGACGACACCTTTTCGGTGACGGTCGACCGACCGCAGCGTACCGCCGACCAGCGGCTCGCGGACATCTGGTCGACCATGGGGGACGAACTGTGA
- a CDS encoding transcription initiation factor IIB, with the protein MTQTRYDSDDGQVRQPDATGGSVAARSCPECDGRVVEHEDRGEATCEECGLVLDEDAIDRGPEWRSFGDGDGDEKSRVGAPTTELMHDKGLSTNIGWRDADAYGEALSSRKRARMQRLRTWDERFRAKDARERNLKQAFGEIDRMASALDLSEPVRETAGALYRRAVEAELLPGRSIEGMATASLYAAARQHGAPRRVTEFAEVSRVRQKRVQRAYRYVKRELGLAIEPEDPAQYVPQFASELDVSDEAERLARELLDVAKGEAAHSGKSPAGLAAAAVYAAANLTNEKLTQAAVSSVADVSRVTIRDRYQELLDLYAAEG; encoded by the coding sequence ATGACTCAGACACGGTACGATTCCGACGACGGACAGGTACGGCAGCCCGACGCGACGGGCGGCTCGGTCGCCGCGCGGTCGTGCCCGGAGTGCGACGGACGGGTCGTCGAACACGAGGACCGCGGCGAAGCGACCTGCGAGGAGTGCGGGCTCGTGCTCGACGAGGACGCCATCGACCGCGGACCCGAGTGGCGCTCGTTCGGCGACGGCGACGGCGACGAGAAGAGCCGGGTCGGCGCGCCGACGACCGAGCTCATGCACGACAAGGGGCTGTCGACGAACATCGGCTGGCGGGACGCCGACGCGTACGGCGAGGCGCTGTCGTCGCGCAAGCGGGCCCGGATGCAGCGGCTGCGCACCTGGGACGAGCGCTTCCGGGCGAAGGACGCCCGGGAGCGCAACCTCAAGCAGGCGTTCGGCGAGATCGACCGGATGGCCTCGGCGCTGGACCTGTCGGAGCCGGTCCGCGAGACCGCGGGTGCCCTCTACCGGCGGGCGGTCGAGGCGGAGCTGCTCCCCGGGCGCTCCATCGAGGGGATGGCCACGGCGTCGCTGTACGCCGCCGCGCGCCAGCACGGGGCGCCCCGGCGGGTGACGGAGTTCGCCGAGGTGAGTCGCGTCCGGCAGAAGCGCGTCCAGCGGGCCTACCGCTACGTCAAGCGGGAGCTCGGGCTGGCGATCGAGCCGGAGGACCCCGCGCAGTACGTCCCGCAGTTCGCGTCGGAACTCGACGTCAGCGACGAGGCCGAGCGGCTGGCCAGGGAGCTGCTCGACGTGGCGAAGGGGGAGGCCGCCCACAGCGGCAAGAGCCCCGCGGGGCTGGCGGCAGCGGCCGTCTACGCCGCGGCGAACCTGACCAACGAGAAGCTCACGCAGGCGGCCGTCAGTTCCGTCGCGGACGTGAGCCGGGTGACGATCCGGGACCGCTACCAGGAACTGCTCGACCTGTACGCCGCCGAGGGATGA
- a CDS encoding glycosyltransferase family 4 protein: MHVLAATNNLYPDPSATGSGRYNYEVGRRLVERGHRVSVITRQRGDTPARETVAGMDVYRYGASVPKLPATLRELGRLVESVRATEPVDLVSFHGALSSLGVDRAMPDAVPRTYTVHGLWGVEYRDRLVDPSPWAAPWHWLNRRLRHRIEGRVVGRSDATVVLSEFMRERVRDHHPDAPPIRVVPGGVDVDRFAPLDGPAPGTFGDEDLSVLTVRRLTPRMGLETLLDAFARAVGGGLDAHLYVGGDGPLREDLVARAERLGVASDVTFLGYVPEDDLPGLYAGADVFVLPTLELEGFGLATLEALAAGTPVVGTTAGATPEILGPLADRSAVPESLLVPPGEADPLADRLAAWARLSADQRAAAGEACRAYVLDEGYTWAAVTDRLEELFADVRG, from the coding sequence ATGCACGTCCTCGCGGCGACGAACAACCTCTATCCGGACCCGTCGGCGACGGGCTCGGGGCGGTACAACTACGAGGTCGGCCGCCGGCTCGTCGAGCGGGGACACCGGGTGTCGGTGATCACCAGACAGCGCGGGGACACCCCGGCACGGGAGACCGTCGCCGGGATGGACGTGTACCGCTACGGCGCGTCGGTCCCGAAGCTCCCGGCGACGCTGCGGGAACTCGGCCGGCTCGTCGAGTCGGTCCGGGCGACGGAGCCGGTCGACCTGGTCAGTTTCCACGGGGCGCTGAGTTCGCTGGGCGTCGACCGGGCGATGCCCGACGCCGTCCCGCGGACGTACACGGTCCACGGGCTGTGGGGCGTGGAGTACCGCGACCGGCTGGTCGACCCGAGCCCGTGGGCGGCGCCGTGGCACTGGCTCAACCGGCGGCTGCGCCACCGGATCGAGGGTCGCGTGGTCGGCCGCAGCGACGCGACGGTCGTGCTGAGCGAGTTCATGCGCGAGCGGGTCCGGGACCACCACCCGGACGCGCCGCCGATCCGCGTGGTCCCGGGCGGCGTCGACGTCGACCGGTTCGCGCCGCTCGACGGGCCGGCCCCCGGGACTTTCGGCGACGAGGACCTCTCGGTCCTGACGGTGCGGCGGCTCACGCCGCGGATGGGGCTGGAGACGCTGCTCGACGCGTTCGCGCGGGCGGTCGGGGGCGGACTCGACGCGCACCTGTACGTGGGCGGCGACGGGCCGCTCCGGGAAGACCTGGTCGCGCGGGCCGAGCGGCTCGGCGTCGCGTCGGACGTGACCTTCCTGGGGTACGTCCCCGAGGACGACCTGCCGGGGCTGTACGCCGGCGCGGACGTGTTCGTCCTGCCGACGCTGGAACTGGAGGGGTTCGGGCTCGCGACGCTGGAGGCGCTGGCCGCGGGGACCCCGGTCGTCGGCACGACCGCGGGGGCGACGCCGGAGATCCTCGGCCCGCTGGCCGACCGTTCGGCGGTCCCCGAGTCGCTGCTGGTCCCGCCGGGGGAAGCCGACCCGCTCGCCGACCGGCTGGCCGCGTGGGCGCGGCTGTCCGCGGACCAGCGGGCGGCCGCGGGCGAGGCCTGCCGGGCGTACGTGCTGGACGAGGGCTACACCTGGGCGGCCGTGACCGACCGGCTGGAGGAGCTGTTCGCGGACGTTCGCGGGTGA